Proteins from one Mastacembelus armatus chromosome 16, fMasArm1.2, whole genome shotgun sequence genomic window:
- the pbxip1b gene encoding pre-B-cell leukemia homeobox interacting protein 1b isoform X4 encodes MSGGSSANNSWTILTPEETVPVTLKPLAEETEQHEESLTSAAGSEVNQLVERSHVEGHLVSEDKTAELSGDTSMEQPTTDASVLTSSEVSVSFVPDSDVPIHSEGQRASPEQSSPDLPDSFSDSYTHVIPSSDEPATSLLSTETLGGGQFTHEEERFAEEETTHLLNGEELQQEGKESDLSPGTTDLGKQAVYLVDQLVLDLFSIWARRLSGEAVVDSPVDSEVGEERTEKTGEEEEPEVRRRRSLLATLERIGRSEEEEEGEEEFQLPRREEESGFSLNKCILGAVILLGLGTIFFSESDYATRELKDSEIPGKQEWLNPEVPPSAIDAESKEILNKLAKGNQQISMLQAQLEAQKEELKVAKGQAAEGAKEQLWWEEVEKENSRLKTEMASFTVLQKENERMKRELESVPALQKELETLRSTVTELKLSSALNEAAEATVKPVTSPPSGQPEDTRQATDGTAQKQARKPWSEQKEKKKDWKKDKYDIGEIKESKGREKSDWTYGEKKDHKEIGKSERKKGKHEQEKFDKDKKDNQKSHGDETEKWTEKEKSRRGDEGKPWKAREGKKEWVEKSERKLKEEKDRIKGKHEQVKEGKQWRSKEKEDWKGGNEQGERHKAKEEWKGEKEWKKMKDGFKESGKEKWEKKDWKEKGEKKEWKKDEWKSKNGKDQGKEWKGRGERKQWEENENYGKNHGKERNGKDERKQWRENERKNKNAKDDEDWRRKDERKEWGNKEEWKRGGQKDKKHNADWKKDRSSSQKHKEEHKFNSNHHHDHHEEQVWVDGKPRHTHRQPSLEQAEYWVQQRGRLQHNLKPPQHCDALESCAQAEGLLPVPLPEFEAVLQTYLAKAEEVGVEASKREELKKLATEFFKDGVFIHDQMKFQDFVEDISDILEHMVEEGENGEEEDSDIEEEMEQFEKEVMKKFSVPGAGEKEERIRGEWRKESGRGRR; translated from the exons ATGTCTGGCGGCAGCAGTGCTAACAACAGCTGGACCATCCTCACTCCTGAG GAGACTGTCCCTGTAACCTTGAAGCCTCtggcagaggagacagagcagCATGAAGAAAGTCTTACATCTGCAGCAG GCTCTGAGGTGAACCAGCTCGTAGAGAGATCCCATGTGGAGGGCCACTTG GTATCAGAAGATAAAACAGCAGAGCTAAGTGGAGACACAAGCATGGAGCAGCCCACCACTGATGCCTCTGTTCTCACCTCTTCAGAAGTCTCTGTCAGCTTTGTTCCTGACAGTGATGTACCCATCCATTCAGAGGGACAGCGTGCGAGCCCTGAACAGTCCAGCCCTGACCTCCCTGATTCATTCTCTGATTCCTACACCCATGTAATCCCTTCTTCTGACGAACCTGCGACTTCACTGCTGAGCACAGAAACTCTGGGAGGGGGACAGTTTACACACGAAGAAGAGAGGTTTGCTGAAGAAGAAACAACACACCTGCTAAATGGGGAGGAGCTACAACAGGAAGGAAAGGAGTCAGACCTATCTCCAGGGACAACAGACTTAGGGAAACAGGCGG TGTATTTGGTGGACCAGCTGGTTCTGGACTTGTTCAGTATCTGGGCCAGGAGGTTGTCTGGAGAGGCTGTGGTTG ACTCCCCTGTGGATTCAGAAGTAGGTGAGGAGAGAACTGAgaagacaggagaggaggaagagccagaggtgaggaggaggaggtcacTCTTAGCAACCCTGGAGCGGATTGGACgttcagaggaggaagaggaaggagaggaagagttTCAGTTGCCACGGCGAGAGGAGGAAAGTGGGTTCTCTCTGAACAAGTGCATCCTGGGTGCTGTCATTCTGTTAGGCCTTGGCACCATTTTTTTCTCAG AGAGCGACTATGCTACAAGGGAGCTGAAAGATTCAGAGATACCAGGAAAACAG GAGTGGCTTAATCCAGAGGTTCCTCCATCTGCAATAGATGCTGAGAGTAAAGAGATTTTAAATAAGTTAGCCAAAGGGAACCAGCAGATTTCTATGCTACAAGCCCAACTTGAG gcacagaaagaagagctaAAAGTAGCCAAGGGACAGGCAGCAGAGGGAGCAAAGGAGCAGCTGTGgtgggaggaagtggagaagGAAAACAGTAGGTTGAAGACAGAGATGGCATCTTTCACTGTCCTTCAAAAAGAAAACGAGAGGATGAAGAGAGAGCTGGAGTCTGTCCCGGCCCTACAGAAAGAACTAGAAACACTGAGATCCACTGTGACTGAATTAAAACTCTCCTCAG CACTCAATGAGGCAGCTGAAGCTACTGTAAAGCCAGTTACATCGCCCCCAAGTGGTCAGCCTGAGGACACCAGGCAGGCCACTGATGGAACTGCACAAAAGCAGGCAAGGAAACCGTGGAGTGaacagaaggagaagaaaaaagattGGAAGAAGGATAAATATGACATTGGTGAGATAAAAGAGtcgaaaggaagagaaaaatctGACTGGACATATGGAGAGAAAAAGGATCACAAAGAAATAGGTAAATCTGAaaggaaaaagggaaaacatgaGCAAGAAAAATTTGACAAGGATAAGAAAGATAATCAGAAGAGCCACGGtgatgagacagaaaaatgGACGGAGAAAGAAAAGTCTAGAAGAGGTGATGAAGGAAAGCCATGGAAGGCTAGGGAGGGTAAGAAAGAGTGGGTagaaaaaagtgagagaaaattgaaggaggagaaagataGGATAAAGGGAAAGCATGAGCAAGTGAAGGAAGGTAAACAGTGGAGGAGTAAGGAGAAGGAGGATTGGAAGGGAGGAAATGAACAAGGAGAAAGGCATAAGGCCAAGGAGGAATGGAAGGGAGAAAAAGaatggaagaaaatgaaagatggCTTCAAGGAGAGTGGCAAAGAAAAATGGGAGAAAAAAGATtggaaggagaaaggagagaagaaggagtGGAAGAAAGATGAGTGGAAGAGCAAAAATGGCAAAGATCAGGGTAAAGAATGGAAAGGTAGGGGTGAAAGGAAACAATGGGAAGAGAATGAAAACTATGGCAAGAATCATGGTAAAGAAAGGAATGGAAAGGATGAGAGGAAACAGTGGAGAGAGAATGAGcggaaaaataaaaatgctaagGATGATGAGGATTGGAGGAGGAAGGATGAAAGGAAAGAGTGGGGAAATAAAGAAGAGTGGAAGAGAGGAgggcagaaagacaaaaagcacAATGCAGATTGGAAAAAAGACAGGTCAAgctctcaaaaacacaaagaagagcaCAAATTTAACAGTAATCACCATCATGACCACCATGAAGAGCAGGTGTGGGTAGATGGGAAGCCTCGTCACACACACCGCCAACCCTCCCTGGAACAGGCTGAGTACTGGGTCCAGCAGAGAGGCCGCCTCCAGCACAACCTCAAACCTCCACAGCACTGTGACGCACTGGAGAGCTGCGCTCAGGCTGAGGGGCTGCTTCCCGTCCCTTTACCTGAGTTCGAGGCTGTCCTCCAAACATACCTAGCCAAGGCAGAGGAGGTAGGGGTAGAGGCTTCCAAAAGAGAGGAGCTCAAAAAGCTGGCCACCGAGTTCTTCAAGGATGGAGTGTTCATTCATGACCAGATGAAGTTTCAAGATTTTGTGGAGGATATTAGTGATATTTTGGAACACATGGTGGAAGAGGGTGAGAATGGAGAAGAGGAGGATAGTGACATAGAGGAGGAAATGGAGCAGTTTGAAAAGGAAGTCATGAAAAAGTTTTCAGTGCCAGGAgctggagagaaagaggagagaatcAGAGGTGAGTGGAGGAAGGAGAGTGGACGAGGACGTCGCTGA
- the pbxip1b gene encoding pre-B-cell leukemia homeobox interacting protein 1b isoform X7 — protein MSGGSSANNSWTILTPEETVPVTLKPLAEETEQHEESLTSAAGSEVNQLVERSHVEGHLVSEDKTAELSGDTSMEQPTTDASVLTSSEVSVSFVPDSDVPIHSEGQRASPEQSSPDLPDSFSDSYTHVIPSSDEPATSLLSTETLGGGQFTHEEERFAEEETTHLLNGEELQQEGKESDLSPGTTDLGKQAVYLVDQLVLDLFSIWARRLSGEAVVDSPVDSEVGEERTEKTGEEEEPEVRRRRSLLATLERIGRSEEEEEGEEEFQLPRREEESGFSLNKCILGAVILLGLGTIFFSGIFMDLDEESDYATRELKDSEIPGKQEWLNPEVPPSAIDAESKEILNKLAKGNQQISMLQAQLEAQKEELKVAKGQAAEGAKEQLWWEEVEKENINEAAEATVKPVTSPPSGQPEDTRQATDGTAQKQARKPWSEQKEKKKDWKKDKYDIGEIKESKGREKSDWTYGEKKDHKEIGKSERKKGKHEQEKFDKDKKDNQKSHGDETEKWTEKEKSRRGDEGKPWKAREGKKEWVEKSERKLKEEKDRIKGKHEQVKEGKQWRSKEKEDWKGGNEQGERHKAKEEWKGEKEWKKMKDGFKESGKEKWEKKDWKEKGEKKEWKKDEWKSKNGKDQGKEWKGRGERKQWEENENYGKNHGKERNGKDERKQWRENERKNKNAKDDEDWRRKDERKEWGNKEEWKRGGQKDKKHNADWKKDRSSSQKHKEEHKFNSNHHHDHHEEQVWVDGKPRHTHRQPSLEQAEYWVQQRGRLQHNLKPPQHCDALESCAQAEGLLPVPLPEFEAVLQTYLAKAEEVGVEASKREELKKLATEFFKDGVFIHDQMKFQDFVEDISDILEHMVEEGENGEEEDSDIEEEMEQFEKEVMKKFSVPGAGEKEERIRGEWRKESGRGRR, from the exons ATGTCTGGCGGCAGCAGTGCTAACAACAGCTGGACCATCCTCACTCCTGAG GAGACTGTCCCTGTAACCTTGAAGCCTCtggcagaggagacagagcagCATGAAGAAAGTCTTACATCTGCAGCAG GCTCTGAGGTGAACCAGCTCGTAGAGAGATCCCATGTGGAGGGCCACTTG GTATCAGAAGATAAAACAGCAGAGCTAAGTGGAGACACAAGCATGGAGCAGCCCACCACTGATGCCTCTGTTCTCACCTCTTCAGAAGTCTCTGTCAGCTTTGTTCCTGACAGTGATGTACCCATCCATTCAGAGGGACAGCGTGCGAGCCCTGAACAGTCCAGCCCTGACCTCCCTGATTCATTCTCTGATTCCTACACCCATGTAATCCCTTCTTCTGACGAACCTGCGACTTCACTGCTGAGCACAGAAACTCTGGGAGGGGGACAGTTTACACACGAAGAAGAGAGGTTTGCTGAAGAAGAAACAACACACCTGCTAAATGGGGAGGAGCTACAACAGGAAGGAAAGGAGTCAGACCTATCTCCAGGGACAACAGACTTAGGGAAACAGGCGG TGTATTTGGTGGACCAGCTGGTTCTGGACTTGTTCAGTATCTGGGCCAGGAGGTTGTCTGGAGAGGCTGTGGTTG ACTCCCCTGTGGATTCAGAAGTAGGTGAGGAGAGAACTGAgaagacaggagaggaggaagagccagaggtgaggaggaggaggtcacTCTTAGCAACCCTGGAGCGGATTGGACgttcagaggaggaagaggaaggagaggaagagttTCAGTTGCCACGGCGAGAGGAGGAAAGTGGGTTCTCTCTGAACAAGTGCATCCTGGGTGCTGTCATTCTGTTAGGCCTTGGCACCATTTTTTTCTCAG GTATCTTCATGGACCTGGATGAGG AGAGCGACTATGCTACAAGGGAGCTGAAAGATTCAGAGATACCAGGAAAACAG GAGTGGCTTAATCCAGAGGTTCCTCCATCTGCAATAGATGCTGAGAGTAAAGAGATTTTAAATAAGTTAGCCAAAGGGAACCAGCAGATTTCTATGCTACAAGCCCAACTTGAG gcacagaaagaagagctaAAAGTAGCCAAGGGACAGGCAGCAGAGGGAGCAAAGGAGCAGCTGTGgtgggaggaagtggagaagGAAAACA TCAATGAGGCAGCTGAAGCTACTGTAAAGCCAGTTACATCGCCCCCAAGTGGTCAGCCTGAGGACACCAGGCAGGCCACTGATGGAACTGCACAAAAGCAGGCAAGGAAACCGTGGAGTGaacagaaggagaagaaaaaagattGGAAGAAGGATAAATATGACATTGGTGAGATAAAAGAGtcgaaaggaagagaaaaatctGACTGGACATATGGAGAGAAAAAGGATCACAAAGAAATAGGTAAATCTGAaaggaaaaagggaaaacatgaGCAAGAAAAATTTGACAAGGATAAGAAAGATAATCAGAAGAGCCACGGtgatgagacagaaaaatgGACGGAGAAAGAAAAGTCTAGAAGAGGTGATGAAGGAAAGCCATGGAAGGCTAGGGAGGGTAAGAAAGAGTGGGTagaaaaaagtgagagaaaattgaaggaggagaaagataGGATAAAGGGAAAGCATGAGCAAGTGAAGGAAGGTAAACAGTGGAGGAGTAAGGAGAAGGAGGATTGGAAGGGAGGAAATGAACAAGGAGAAAGGCATAAGGCCAAGGAGGAATGGAAGGGAGAAAAAGaatggaagaaaatgaaagatggCTTCAAGGAGAGTGGCAAAGAAAAATGGGAGAAAAAAGATtggaaggagaaaggagagaagaaggagtGGAAGAAAGATGAGTGGAAGAGCAAAAATGGCAAAGATCAGGGTAAAGAATGGAAAGGTAGGGGTGAAAGGAAACAATGGGAAGAGAATGAAAACTATGGCAAGAATCATGGTAAAGAAAGGAATGGAAAGGATGAGAGGAAACAGTGGAGAGAGAATGAGcggaaaaataaaaatgctaagGATGATGAGGATTGGAGGAGGAAGGATGAAAGGAAAGAGTGGGGAAATAAAGAAGAGTGGAAGAGAGGAgggcagaaagacaaaaagcacAATGCAGATTGGAAAAAAGACAGGTCAAgctctcaaaaacacaaagaagagcaCAAATTTAACAGTAATCACCATCATGACCACCATGAAGAGCAGGTGTGGGTAGATGGGAAGCCTCGTCACACACACCGCCAACCCTCCCTGGAACAGGCTGAGTACTGGGTCCAGCAGAGAGGCCGCCTCCAGCACAACCTCAAACCTCCACAGCACTGTGACGCACTGGAGAGCTGCGCTCAGGCTGAGGGGCTGCTTCCCGTCCCTTTACCTGAGTTCGAGGCTGTCCTCCAAACATACCTAGCCAAGGCAGAGGAGGTAGGGGTAGAGGCTTCCAAAAGAGAGGAGCTCAAAAAGCTGGCCACCGAGTTCTTCAAGGATGGAGTGTTCATTCATGACCAGATGAAGTTTCAAGATTTTGTGGAGGATATTAGTGATATTTTGGAACACATGGTGGAAGAGGGTGAGAATGGAGAAGAGGAGGATAGTGACATAGAGGAGGAAATGGAGCAGTTTGAAAAGGAAGTCATGAAAAAGTTTTCAGTGCCAGGAgctggagagaaagaggagagaatcAGAGGTGAGTGGAGGAAGGAGAGTGGACGAGGACGTCGCTGA
- the pbxip1b gene encoding pre-B-cell leukemia homeobox interacting protein 1b isoform X5, whose product MSGGSSANNSWTILTPEETVPVTLKPLAEETEQHEESLTSAAGSEVNQLVERSHVEGHLVSEDKTAELSGDTSMEQPTTDASVLTSSEVSVSFVPDSDVPIHSEGQRASPEQSSPDLPDSFSDSYTHVIPSSDEPATSLLSTETLGGGQFTHEEERFAEEETTHLLNGEELQQEGKESDLSPGTTDLGKQADSPVDSEVGEERTEKTGEEEEPEVRRRRSLLATLERIGRSEEEEEGEEEFQLPRREEESGFSLNKCILGAVILLGLGTIFFSGIFMDLDEESDYATRELKDSEIPGKQEWLNPEVPPSAIDAESKEILNKLAKGNQQISMLQAQLEAQKEELKVAKGQAAEGAKEQLWWEEVEKENSRLKTEMASFTVLQKENERMKRELESVPALQKELETLRSTVTELKLSSALNEAAEATVKPVTSPPSGQPEDTRQATDGTAQKQARKPWSEQKEKKKDWKKDKYDIGEIKESKGREKSDWTYGEKKDHKEIGKSERKKGKHEQEKFDKDKKDNQKSHGDETEKWTEKEKSRRGDEGKPWKAREGKKEWVEKSERKLKEEKDRIKGKHEQVKEGKQWRSKEKEDWKGGNEQGERHKAKEEWKGEKEWKKMKDGFKESGKEKWEKKDWKEKGEKKEWKKDEWKSKNGKDQGKEWKGRGERKQWEENENYGKNHGKERNGKDERKQWRENERKNKNAKDDEDWRRKDERKEWGNKEEWKRGGQKDKKHNADWKKDRSSSQKHKEEHKFNSNHHHDHHEEQVWVDGKPRHTHRQPSLEQAEYWVQQRGRLQHNLKPPQHCDALESCAQAEGLLPVPLPEFEAVLQTYLAKAEEVGVEASKREELKKLATEFFKDGVFIHDQMKFQDFVEDISDILEHMVEEGENGEEEDSDIEEEMEQFEKEVMKKFSVPGAGEKEERIRGEWRKESGRGRR is encoded by the exons ATGTCTGGCGGCAGCAGTGCTAACAACAGCTGGACCATCCTCACTCCTGAG GAGACTGTCCCTGTAACCTTGAAGCCTCtggcagaggagacagagcagCATGAAGAAAGTCTTACATCTGCAGCAG GCTCTGAGGTGAACCAGCTCGTAGAGAGATCCCATGTGGAGGGCCACTTG GTATCAGAAGATAAAACAGCAGAGCTAAGTGGAGACACAAGCATGGAGCAGCCCACCACTGATGCCTCTGTTCTCACCTCTTCAGAAGTCTCTGTCAGCTTTGTTCCTGACAGTGATGTACCCATCCATTCAGAGGGACAGCGTGCGAGCCCTGAACAGTCCAGCCCTGACCTCCCTGATTCATTCTCTGATTCCTACACCCATGTAATCCCTTCTTCTGACGAACCTGCGACTTCACTGCTGAGCACAGAAACTCTGGGAGGGGGACAGTTTACACACGAAGAAGAGAGGTTTGCTGAAGAAGAAACAACACACCTGCTAAATGGGGAGGAGCTACAACAGGAAGGAAAGGAGTCAGACCTATCTCCAGGGACAACAGACTTAGGGAAACAGGCGG ACTCCCCTGTGGATTCAGAAGTAGGTGAGGAGAGAACTGAgaagacaggagaggaggaagagccagaggtgaggaggaggaggtcacTCTTAGCAACCCTGGAGCGGATTGGACgttcagaggaggaagaggaaggagaggaagagttTCAGTTGCCACGGCGAGAGGAGGAAAGTGGGTTCTCTCTGAACAAGTGCATCCTGGGTGCTGTCATTCTGTTAGGCCTTGGCACCATTTTTTTCTCAG GTATCTTCATGGACCTGGATGAGG AGAGCGACTATGCTACAAGGGAGCTGAAAGATTCAGAGATACCAGGAAAACAG GAGTGGCTTAATCCAGAGGTTCCTCCATCTGCAATAGATGCTGAGAGTAAAGAGATTTTAAATAAGTTAGCCAAAGGGAACCAGCAGATTTCTATGCTACAAGCCCAACTTGAG gcacagaaagaagagctaAAAGTAGCCAAGGGACAGGCAGCAGAGGGAGCAAAGGAGCAGCTGTGgtgggaggaagtggagaagGAAAACAGTAGGTTGAAGACAGAGATGGCATCTTTCACTGTCCTTCAAAAAGAAAACGAGAGGATGAAGAGAGAGCTGGAGTCTGTCCCGGCCCTACAGAAAGAACTAGAAACACTGAGATCCACTGTGACTGAATTAAAACTCTCCTCAG CACTCAATGAGGCAGCTGAAGCTACTGTAAAGCCAGTTACATCGCCCCCAAGTGGTCAGCCTGAGGACACCAGGCAGGCCACTGATGGAACTGCACAAAAGCAGGCAAGGAAACCGTGGAGTGaacagaaggagaagaaaaaagattGGAAGAAGGATAAATATGACATTGGTGAGATAAAAGAGtcgaaaggaagagaaaaatctGACTGGACATATGGAGAGAAAAAGGATCACAAAGAAATAGGTAAATCTGAaaggaaaaagggaaaacatgaGCAAGAAAAATTTGACAAGGATAAGAAAGATAATCAGAAGAGCCACGGtgatgagacagaaaaatgGACGGAGAAAGAAAAGTCTAGAAGAGGTGATGAAGGAAAGCCATGGAAGGCTAGGGAGGGTAAGAAAGAGTGGGTagaaaaaagtgagagaaaattgaaggaggagaaagataGGATAAAGGGAAAGCATGAGCAAGTGAAGGAAGGTAAACAGTGGAGGAGTAAGGAGAAGGAGGATTGGAAGGGAGGAAATGAACAAGGAGAAAGGCATAAGGCCAAGGAGGAATGGAAGGGAGAAAAAGaatggaagaaaatgaaagatggCTTCAAGGAGAGTGGCAAAGAAAAATGGGAGAAAAAAGATtggaaggagaaaggagagaagaaggagtGGAAGAAAGATGAGTGGAAGAGCAAAAATGGCAAAGATCAGGGTAAAGAATGGAAAGGTAGGGGTGAAAGGAAACAATGGGAAGAGAATGAAAACTATGGCAAGAATCATGGTAAAGAAAGGAATGGAAAGGATGAGAGGAAACAGTGGAGAGAGAATGAGcggaaaaataaaaatgctaagGATGATGAGGATTGGAGGAGGAAGGATGAAAGGAAAGAGTGGGGAAATAAAGAAGAGTGGAAGAGAGGAgggcagaaagacaaaaagcacAATGCAGATTGGAAAAAAGACAGGTCAAgctctcaaaaacacaaagaagagcaCAAATTTAACAGTAATCACCATCATGACCACCATGAAGAGCAGGTGTGGGTAGATGGGAAGCCTCGTCACACACACCGCCAACCCTCCCTGGAACAGGCTGAGTACTGGGTCCAGCAGAGAGGCCGCCTCCAGCACAACCTCAAACCTCCACAGCACTGTGACGCACTGGAGAGCTGCGCTCAGGCTGAGGGGCTGCTTCCCGTCCCTTTACCTGAGTTCGAGGCTGTCCTCCAAACATACCTAGCCAAGGCAGAGGAGGTAGGGGTAGAGGCTTCCAAAAGAGAGGAGCTCAAAAAGCTGGCCACCGAGTTCTTCAAGGATGGAGTGTTCATTCATGACCAGATGAAGTTTCAAGATTTTGTGGAGGATATTAGTGATATTTTGGAACACATGGTGGAAGAGGGTGAGAATGGAGAAGAGGAGGATAGTGACATAGAGGAGGAAATGGAGCAGTTTGAAAAGGAAGTCATGAAAAAGTTTTCAGTGCCAGGAgctggagagaaagaggagagaatcAGAGGTGAGTGGAGGAAGGAGAGTGGACGAGGACGTCGCTGA